TGCCATCCTCGCCGACCTCTCCAATCGGAAAACCGAGCCGCGCCAGATCTGCCACGTCCTTGTAGCCGGGATCGGCGAAATAGCCGCCGGTGATCTGGCCGGCGCATTCCAGCAAATGCCCGGCGACGGTGCCCTGCCCGAGCAGATTCCAGTCGTCCATCGCCCAGCCGAAGGCATGGATCATCGGCGCCAGGAATAGCGCCGGATCGGATGCCCTGCCGGTGATGACGATATCGGCGCCCGCGGCCAGCGCCTGCGCCATCGACTCGGCGCCGAGATAGGCATTCGCCGACAACAGCCGGTTGCCGAGCTGCTTGATCGTGCCGTCGAACTCCATGATCGGTAGATCGCCAGCCTTGCAGGCGTCGAGCACGTCGTCGCCGACGATGGCGGCCACTTTCAGAGACGGCAGTCCGAGCGACCTGGCGATATCGGCGGTCTTTCGCGCGGCGGCCTCCGGATTAGCCGCGCCCATGTTGGTCACGATCTTGATGCCCTTGTCGGCGCAGACCGGCAGCACCGCGCGCATCCGCTCCTCGAGCAATGGATCATAGCCGCTGTCGGGATTCTTCATGCGCGCCTGCTGCGCCAGCGCCACCGTTCGCTCCCCGAGGCACTCGAACACGAGGTACTGGATATCTCCCTTCTCGGCGAGTTCGATTGCGGGCTCGATGCGATCGCCCGAATAGCCAGCACCGGACCCTATTCGTATCGTTCGCACATTGTCTCCTTGTCGTTGCAAGCACCACGCGGCTCGCAACACAAATACCCTAGCGCGGAAAATTGCTGGCATACAAGCGCTGTGGCTTGGAGGAATGCGGCCATGCGGCAACGCCGCTGCTGGGACCGTTGACGGGGAACGGTCAATGGCGCATCAAGTTCGCAACGAGCGGGCTTAACCCGCATTCCCAAGGAGAATTGCCGATATGGCGGAGCCTGCGCGCGCTAAACCAAAACCCACGCCGGAAACCCAGCATTTCTGGGATGGCACGCAGGCCGGCGAGTTGCGCCTGCAGCGTTGCGACGCCTGCGCCAATGTCTATTTCCCGCCGCGCCCGTTCTGCCCCTCCTGCGCCTCGCGGAAGGTTTCCGTGTTCAAGGCCAGCGGCAAGGGCACGCTCTACAGCTACGTGATCAACCACCGCCCGGCGGCGCCCGGCTTCACTCCGCCTTATGCCATCGCGGTCGTCGAACTCGACGAAGGTCCGCGCATGATGAGCAACATCATCGACTGTCCGCAGACGCCGGAGGCACTCGAGCTCGACATGAAGCTCGAAGTCGCGTTCGAGAAGCTCGACGACAAGATCACCCTTCCCCTGTTCCGTCCGGCGAAGGGCTAGGCACCATGCGCAAAAATGCAGTCGCCGTCGTCGGCGCAGCCGAGACCACCGAACTCGGCGTCATCCCCAACATGTCGCAGATCCAGTTGCACGCGGATGCCGCGCTCAACGCCATCGCCGATGCCGGACTGAAACTCTCGGATATCGATGGCATTGCCACTGCCGTGGAAACCCCGCAGCAGATCGCGCATTACCTCGGCATCACACCGACCTGGGTTGACGGTACCTCGGTCGGCGGCTGCTCGTTCATGCTGCATGTCCGGCATGCCGCTGCCGCCATCGAGGCCGGCCTATGCAAGACCGTGCTGATCACCCATGCCGAAAGCGGCAAGTCGATGATCGGTAAACTACCGCGCTCGACTGCGCCTGACAGCCTCAACGGTCAGTTCGAGTCGCCGTTCGGCGTCTACGGCCCGCCCAGCATGTTCCCGATCCCGGTGCTGCGCTACATGAAGACCTACGGCATCACCCACGAGCAGATCGCCATGGTCGCCGTGGTGCAGCGGGAATGGGCCGCGAAGAATCCGCGCGCCACCATGAAGGCGCCGATCACGGTCGAGGACGTGCTGAATTCGCGGATGATCGCCTACCCGTTCCGCATCCTGCAATGCTGCCTCGTCACCGACGGCGGCGGCGCGCTGATCCTCACTTCGGCCGACCGCGCCAAGGACTTTCCGAACAAGCCGGTCTATATCCTTGGCACCGGCGAAAGCGTGGAAACGCCGATGGTCAGCCAGATGGAGACTTTTGACAGCTCGCGCGCGTTCAAGGTCGCGGGACCCTTGGCGTTCAAGGAAGCCGGCATCACCCACAAGGATGTCGATCATTTGATGGTCTACGACGCCTTTGCGCATCTACCGCTCTATGGCCTCGGCGATCTCGGCTTCATGCCGCACGAGGAAACCGGCAAGTTCATTGCCGACGGCAACACCCGCCCGGGCGGCAAGCTGCCGCTCAACACCAACGGCGGTGGCTTGAGCTACATGCATTCCGGCATGTACGGCATGTACGCGCTGCAGGAGAGCGTGCGGCAAATGCGCGGCATCGCACCCGCCCAGGTCAAGGACGCGAAGATTTCAGTTTGCCACGGCGTCGGCGGCATGTTCGGGGCATCCGGCACGATCATCTTTACGAACGAGAAGTAACAACCCGTCATTCCGGGGCGCGCGTAGCGCGAAACCGGAATCTCGAGATTCCGGGTCTGGTGCTTCGCACCATCCCGGAATGACGGGGCACAACAGGAGAACCCAAATGGCAAAATCATTGCAAGACAAGGTCATCATCGTCACCGGCGCGGGCCGCGGCATTGGCCGCGAGATCGCGCTGCTCTGCGCCGCCGAAGGCGCCAAGGTCGTCGTCAACGATCCCGGTGTCGCCGCGGATGGCGCCGGTTCGAGCGCGGCGCCCGCCGAGGAGGTGGTCGAGGAAATCAAGAAGCGCGGCGGCACCGCGGTCGCCAACTTCGAGTCAGTGGCGGAAGCGATTCCCGCCAGCAAGATCGTGAAGACGGCAACCGATCATTTCGGCAGGCTCGATGGCGTCGTCAACAATGCCGGCATTTTGCGCGACATGATCTTCCACAAAATGAGCGTGGAAGCGTTCGAGGCCGTCATCAAAGTGCACCTGATGGGCTCGTTCTACGTCTCTCACGCCGCGGCACGGATATACCGCGAACAGGAGAGCGGCTCCTTCGTGCACTTCACCTCGACCTCGGGCCTGATCGGCAATTTCGGCCAGGCCAACTACGCCGCCGCCAAGCTCGGCATCGTCGGCCTGTCGAAGTCGATCGCGCTCGACATGGGCCGCTTCAACGTGCGCTCGAACTGCGTCTCGCCATTCGCCTGGACCCGCATGATCGGCACCATCCCGACCGAGACCGAGGCCGAGAAGGCGCGCGTCGAGAAGATCAAGCAGATGGGCCCGGAGAAGATCGCGCCGATGTGCGCCTATCTGCTTTCCGATGCCGCCAAGGACGTCACCGGACAAATCTTCGGTGTGCGGATGAACGAGATATTCCTGTTCAGCCAGAATCGTCCTCTGCGCTCGGTGCAGCGCAGCGAAGGCTGGACGCCGCAGACCATCGCCGAGCACGGCATGCCGGCGCTCAGGGGATCGTTCTACAAGCTCGACCGTTCCGCGGACATCTTTCCCTGGGATCCGATCTGAGGTCGAGTCGTAGGATGGGGCAAAGGCGCATAGCGCCGTGCCCACCATCTATCGATCATCGTCTTGGCGGTGGGCATATTTCGCTTTGCCCAACCCACGCATTGCTGCGCTGCCAAACCCAAGTAGCACCGCCATCTCTGATTGTTTCACTACAGCCGCCTGCTTTATGCCGGAATGCGGGCAGATGTTTTTCCTCCCAACAAAAAATACACGGGAGGAAATCATGACAACTTCGCTGACCCTTTCCGATCCCCAACGACAAGGCGGCGGTTTTGACCGTCGCAAGATATTGACCGGCGCGGCCGCGCTCGCCGCCTCAGCCGTGACGATGAAGACGGCCTCTGCCGCCTCCGTCGCGCCGCTCGGCCAGACCGGCGCGCCAACGACTGCGTCGCCACCCCTGCCGCTCGGCCCGCTTCCCGGCGCCCGCTATCCGGACTCTCGCCTGGAGTCGATGAAGAAGCCGAAGGTTTCGTTCGGACCGACAGGCTTTCCGGCCTTCGCCGGCACCATGGCAGTCGAACGCGTCGCGACCGGATTCCGCTGGGCCGAAGGCCCGGTCTACTTTCCGGCCGGGCGATATGTTCTGTTCAGCGACATTCCCAACAACCGCATCATGCGCTTCTCGGAAGATGACGGGCACCTCAGCGTCTACCGCCAGCCGTCGATGAACTCGAACGGCAACACCATCGACCGCGAAGGGCGCCTGATCACTTGCGAACACAGCGGTCGACGGGTCACCCGGACCGAACTCGATGGCTCGATCACGATCATCGCCGACAAGTACAATGGCAAGAAGCTGAACTCACCGAACGACGCGGTCGTCGCGGCCGACGGTACGATCTGGTTCTGCGACCCGGCCTACGGCATCGGCGGCTACTACGAGGGCATCAAGGCCGACGCCGAGCAGGACAAGAAAAACGTCTACCGGGTGGATCCGAAGTCCGGCGACATCAAGATGGTGGTCGATGACTTCGTGGAGCCGAACGGCCTTTGCTTCTCGCCTGACGAGAAGAAGCTCTATATCTGCGATACCGGCTTCACCGATGGGCCGGACAACCCATCGCATATCCGCGTGTTCGACGTCGATCTCGCGGCCGGGAAGCTTTCGAACAGCAAGGTTTTTGCCGAGATACCCAAGCCCAGCATTACCGACGGGCTGCGCTGCGATCGTGACGGCCGCCTCTGGTGCTCGGTCGGTTGGGGCGATCCGAACGAGGACGGCGTGCGCTGCTACACGGCGGACGGCGATCTGCTCGGCAAGATCCACATTCCGGAAACCGTCGCGAACCTGTGTTTCGGCGGTCAGCAGCGGAATAGACTTTATATTTGCGGCTCGTCATCGCTTTATGCCGTCTACACCAGTGCACAGGGTGCAATGAAGCCGTAAGCGGCCTTCGCCGTCATTGCGAGCGCAGCGAAGCAATCCATCTCAACGCGTGCGGATGCATGGATTGCTTCCTCGCTTCGCTTCTCGCAATGACGGGGTGAGGCCATCGCGCCCCTTACCCGCTATTCCGCAGCCCCGCCGAAATGCCGTTGATCGTGAGCTGAATCCCGCGCAGCACCTGCTCGTCCGGGTTCTGCGCGCGGTGTTCCTTCAACAGCTCGACCTGCACGTGGTTGAGCGGATCGAGATAGGGGAAGCGGTTGCGGATCGAGCGTTCCAGCAGCGGGTTGCCCTGCAGCAGCCGTTCATGCCCCATGATGTCGAGCAGCGTCTCGATCGAGGAATGCCATTCGCGCCGGATGCGTCCAAAAATGCTTTCGCGCAATTTCACGTCGGGCACCAGTTCGGCGTAACGCGAGGCGATCGCGATCGAGCTTTTCGCCAGCACCATGTCCATGTTCGACAGCAGCGTGCGGAAGAACGGCCATTCGCGATAGAGTTCCTGCAGGAACGGCATGCCCTGCTCCGGATGTTCCGCGATCCAGGTCTCGACCGCCGAACCGAAACCGTACCAGCCCGGCAGCATCAGCCGGCATTGCGCCCAGCTGAACACCCAGGGAATGGCGCGGAGGTCCTCGATCTCGCGGGTCTTCTTGCGCGACGCCGGACGGCTGCCGATGTTGAGCGTCGAGATTTCTGTGATGACGGTGGAGCCCCAGAAATAATCGGCAAAGCCTTCGGTCTCGTAGACCAGCCCGCGATAAGCCCTGAACGCCAGCGCGGAGAGCTGCTCCATCGCCGTCAGATACTCC
This portion of the Bradyrhizobium sp. AZCC 2262 genome encodes:
- a CDS encoding Zn-ribbon domain-containing OB-fold protein translates to MAEPARAKPKPTPETQHFWDGTQAGELRLQRCDACANVYFPPRPFCPSCASRKVSVFKASGKGTLYSYVINHRPAAPGFTPPYAIAVVELDEGPRMMSNIIDCPQTPEALELDMKLEVAFEKLDDKITLPLFRPAKG
- a CDS encoding SDR family oxidoreductase; amino-acid sequence: MAKSLQDKVIIVTGAGRGIGREIALLCAAEGAKVVVNDPGVAADGAGSSAAPAEEVVEEIKKRGGTAVANFESVAEAIPASKIVKTATDHFGRLDGVVNNAGILRDMIFHKMSVEAFEAVIKVHLMGSFYVSHAAARIYREQESGSFVHFTSTSGLIGNFGQANYAAAKLGIVGLSKSIALDMGRFNVRSNCVSPFAWTRMIGTIPTETEAEKARVEKIKQMGPEKIAPMCAYLLSDAAKDVTGQIFGVRMNEIFLFSQNRPLRSVQRSEGWTPQTIAEHGMPALRGSFYKLDRSADIFPWDPI
- a CDS encoding SMP-30/gluconolactonase/LRE family protein; its protein translation is MKKPKVSFGPTGFPAFAGTMAVERVATGFRWAEGPVYFPAGRYVLFSDIPNNRIMRFSEDDGHLSVYRQPSMNSNGNTIDREGRLITCEHSGRRVTRTELDGSITIIADKYNGKKLNSPNDAVVAADGTIWFCDPAYGIGGYYEGIKADAEQDKKNVYRVDPKSGDIKMVVDDFVEPNGLCFSPDEKKLYICDTGFTDGPDNPSHIRVFDVDLAAGKLSNSKVFAEIPKPSITDGLRCDRDGRLWCSVGWGDPNEDGVRCYTADGDLLGKIHIPETVANLCFGGQQRNRLYICGSSSLYAVYTSAQGAMKP
- a CDS encoding acyclic terpene utilization AtuA family protein gives rise to the protein MRTIRIGSGAGYSGDRIEPAIELAEKGDIQYLVFECLGERTVALAQQARMKNPDSGYDPLLEERMRAVLPVCADKGIKIVTNMGAANPEAAARKTADIARSLGLPSLKVAAIVGDDVLDACKAGDLPIMEFDGTIKQLGNRLLSANAYLGAESMAQALAAGADIVITGRASDPALFLAPMIHAFGWAMDDWNLLGQGTVAGHLLECAGQITGGYFADPGYKDVADLARLGFPIGEVGEDGSLVVTKVAGSGGAVTAQTCKEQLLYEVHDPAKYFQPDVVADFSQVKVEEIGPDRVRVSGGRGAKRTDTLKVSVGYVDSYIGEGQISYAGPGALARGRLALEIVRERLKLTNVAASELRFELVGVDSLHGPEVSAHAGEPYEVRVRVSGRTENLREAVRIGNEVETLYTNGPAAGGGAWKSARDVVAVASVLLPRGLAKPQVRFVGA
- a CDS encoding thiolase C-terminal domain-containing protein, whose amino-acid sequence is MRKNAVAVVGAAETTELGVIPNMSQIQLHADAALNAIADAGLKLSDIDGIATAVETPQQIAHYLGITPTWVDGTSVGGCSFMLHVRHAAAAIEAGLCKTVLITHAESGKSMIGKLPRSTAPDSLNGQFESPFGVYGPPSMFPIPVLRYMKTYGITHEQIAMVAVVQREWAAKNPRATMKAPITVEDVLNSRMIAYPFRILQCCLVTDGGGALILTSADRAKDFPNKPVYILGTGESVETPMVSQMETFDSSRAFKVAGPLAFKEAGITHKDVDHLMVYDAFAHLPLYGLGDLGFMPHEETGKFIADGNTRPGGKLPLNTNGGGLSYMHSGMYGMYALQESVRQMRGIAPAQVKDAKISVCHGVGGMFGASGTIIFTNEK